TAAGATTGAAAGGATAATCAACATTAAGGTGAATGTGGAATAAAGGTTCCTCAAACTGCATGGGATACAGCTCGCGGTAAAAATCTTTGTAATCTTTATCCTCAAGGTCTGTAGGCTGTTTGGTCCAGGCAGGATTGGTGTTGTTGATAATATTGTCTACCGTTTTGGTCTCCGGTTTTGCGTCTTCGGGAGCATCTTCGGGCAGTTCCAGAGTTTCTTCGCGGGTGCCAAACTTAATGGGAACCGGCATGAACTTGTTGTACTTCACAAGCAGCTCTTCAATCCTGTTCTCTTCAAGGAACTCCTTATCATCTTCGTTGATGTGAAGAATAATGTCTGTACCATGAGCCTTTTTGTCGGCTTCTTCCAGGGTGAATTCGGTAGTACCTTCGCAAATCCAGTGGGCTGCAGGCTCATCTTTATAAGATTTGGTGATGATCTCTACCTTGTTGGCCACCATAAAGGCCGAATAGAAACCAAGGCCAAAATGCCCGATTATTCCGCTGTCTTTTGCAGTATCCTTGTACTTTTCAAGGAATTCTTCGGCGCCTGAAAATGCTACCTGGTTAATATATTTCTCAACCTCTTCTTTGGTCATCCCAATTCCCTGGTCGCTAATAATAAGTTGTTTTTTGTCCTTGTCTATCTTCACTTCGATGACAGGCTCGCCATATTCAACCTTAGCCTCTCCAATAGCAGTAAGGTGCTTCAATTTAAGAGTGGCATCTGTGGCGTTAGAGATCAGTTCGCGTAAAAAGATCTCATGATCACTGTATAGAAACTTCTTGATTAACGGAAAGATGTTTTCTACAGATACATTAATGTTTCCGGTTGCCATATATTTTGGTTTATTAATTTTTAGATTCCCCCAGAGAGGACAAAAAAAGTACCCAACTCACCTTCGCTGACAAACTGACAGCAGAGTAATTTTTCTTCCTGTTTTTCGACTAAAAGAAGGACATAAATAAGGCAACTTATTTTTAACAAAGTTTTGTTTAAAAAATGTTTTAAATATTTAAACAGTATAGGTAAATTTATCACAGTTAATGAATTACAAAATGGCAAGACCAAAAAAAATAAAGGAACAGCAGGAAGAAGTAACCCAAAATCGTATCATGGAATGGTACATGAACTACGTGCTCGAAAATGGCAGAGAACCCGGTACGGTGTATAAGTTCGCTAAAGATCATGAGATTTCTGAATCAGATTTCTACAATTTCTTCGGAAGCTTTGAGGGCTTAAAAATGGCAATTTGGGAACGTTTTTTTGAACATACGCTTAAAGTGATGCAAAAGAGCCCCGAGTATGCTGCTTTCAACCCGCGGGAAAAAATGCTCAGCCTGTACTTCACATTCTTTGAAATGCTTACCGCCAACCGCAGCTATGTGCTTTTCACATTGAAGCATGAAGGTTCAATGTTCAAAAATGCCGGGCAGCTTCGGGCTTTGCGGCGGGAGCTGAAGGCGTATGCCACCCAGCTTATTCGCGAAGGCAATGAGGAAGCCCGTGCGAGGCTGGTAAAAAGGTCAGAAAGCATATTTTCTGAAGCTGCCTGGATCCAGCTTGTGTTTTTGCTGAAGTTTTGGATGAACGACAATTCCCCACAATTCGAAAGCACCGACCTGGCCATTGAAAAATCGGTAAATACAGCTTTTGACCTGTACGAAAACACTCCTTTAGAAAGAGCACTAGACTTCGGAAAATTCCTTTGGAAAGAAAAAATGTCCTGATGCATATGGAGTCTGTCAGGCTTTTACCCGCGGCAGGGATAACCCTACTATGCCTGCCGTTGGGTTTTTAATTTTAAAAATATGAAAACAATAGATAAAATTCCCACCGGAAAAATTGGCCGTACCGGTAAAATGGTACAAACAGGGATCAAACTTGGAGGGAATTACCTCAAATACTACTCAAAAAAGGCATTAAATGCCGATCTTTCAAGAGAGCAGCTGGACGAGAGCAATGCCGAAGATATTTACAACGGCCTCAAAAGCCTTAAAGGCAGCGCCCTTAAGGTAGCGCAGATGCTTTCTATGGAAAAGAGCCTGCTGCCCAATGCCTATGTAGAGAAATTCAGCCTGGCGCAGTTTAGCGTGCCCCCACTTTCGGCGCCCCTGGTGAGAAAAACTTTTAAGAAATATCACGGGCAGTACCCAGATGAACTTTTTGACAGTTTTTCCCTTGACTCTGTGAACGCCGCCAGTATAGGCCAGGTACACAGGGCTAAAAAAGACGGGAAAGACCTGGCGGTAAAGATCCAGTATCCCGGCGTGGCCGAAAGTATAAGTTCAGACCTGGCACTGGTTAAGCCCATAGCTACAAAGATGTTTAACCTGCAGGGCAAGGGTGCAGAAAGGTATTTTAAAGAGGTGGAAGAAAAGCTGCTCGAGGAGACAGATTATGTTCTGGAAGTACAACAGAGCATCGAAATGTCTGAGGCCTGTAAAAATATCCCCCACCTCAGGTTTCCAAAGTATTATGAAGATCTTTCCAGCAAAAAGATCATTATAATGGACTGGATGAATGGCCTTCATCTGAGCGAATTCGCCAAACGGAATACCAGTAAAGAAACAGCAAATAATCTGGGGCAGGCCCTTTGGGATTTTTACATGTACCAGATGCATATCTTAAAGGCCGTACATGCCGACCCGCACCCCGGAAATTTTCTGGTGGACAAAGAGAATAACCTCATCGCTATAGATTTTGGGTGCATCAAACGAGTGCCGGAAGATTTTTACAAGCCCTATTTTGAACTGGCCGATTGGCAAAAAATCAATGACCCGGAATTTTTCAATGCCAGGCTTTTTGAACTCGAAATTCTTCGGAAGGAAGATTCACCCAAAGAAATTGCCTTCTTTTCAGAATTATTTTACCAGATGTTAAGCCTTTTTACGGCCCCTTTTCAGAAGGAAGAATTTAACTTTTCTGATGAGGCATTTTGGGCGCCAATAACCGGGCTCAGTGAAAAATACAGCAAAGATCAGGAGTTGAGAAAAATGAACGGCAACCGGGGGAGCAAGCATTTCCTGTACATTAACCGCACGTTCTTTGGCCTTTACAACCTGTTACACGATTTGGGAGCTACAGTTAAGATCAATAATTTCAGGAAGTATTCCTGATGCTTTATGTTTTGTTTGTAGTACCGGGCCGGAAAAATGTTTTTTCCGGCTTTTTTTATTCCTGTTATTGATAGTTTAAATTCTTTCACAAGGCTGTTAAAAAGCTTAAAGTGCTTTATATCAGGTGATTTACCGCTTACATTGAAGGTCTGGAAAAAATGAAGTTAAATTTAAAACAATGAGTATGAAGACTATGAAAGGAATTCTTTTCGCAATGTGCAGCATTTTAGGGACAGGGGTTTATGCCCAGGATTTTGACACTTTTGACGCCGATCTCGACGGAAGATTAAATCAAACCGAATTTACCGAAAGAAATAACGATACCTACAACGACTGGGATACCAACCGGGATGGAAATATTGACAACGCTGAATTTTCTGACAGGGCGTACCGGGGTTTTGACCAGAACAGGGATGACTTTATCGACGAGAACGAGTGGGATGAAGGTCTCGATACCGGGATAGGGGAGTCTTTTGGAGATGACGAGTACAGCACCTTTGACACCAACCGCGACGGAAGATTAGATAGTGATGAGTGGGATGAGGGATGGAATAACAATACCTGGTTTGAGAGGTACGACACCAATCAGGATGAGTATATAGATAATGACGAATGGAATATTTCCTCTTTTGACGATTGGGATATAAACGAAGACGGATTTGTAGATGAGAACGAATTCAACGATTATGACGCCTTCAATAGAAGATAATATCATAATAAAAAATAAACAGAAAAAGCTGTCTGGAAAATCCCCTTTTTGAGCCTTCTGAATTTGTTCAGAAAGACAGTCAGGATTTTAAGACAGCTTTTTTATATTGTTAATTCCGGGAGAATTAATTCTGTAGAGCAGGAGATTGCTGCTCAATCTTCCCTTCCAGCTTTTCTTTGTTCTTTACATATTTTTCAAGCCATTGATCCTGCTCCCAAAGCACGTGCAGTACAGATTCTTTGGCGCTGTACCCGTGGCTTTCTTTAGGAAGCATCACCAGCCTGGCGGTGGCGCCAAGTCCTTTTAAGGCATTGAAGTAACGCTCACTTTGCATGGGATAGGTCCCCGAATTATTGTCGGCTTCCCCGTGAATGAGCAGGAGCGGGGTTTTCATTTTATCGGCATGCATAAAAGGAGACATGTTGTAGTAAACTTCAGGGGCTTCCCAGTAATTTCTCTCTTCGCTTTGAAATCCAAATGGGGTAAGGGTACGGTTATACGCTCCGCTACGCGCAATTCCGGCAGCAAATAAGTTGGAGTGAGAAAGCAGGTTGGCCGTCATAAAG
This Salinimicrobium tongyeongense DNA region includes the following protein-coding sequences:
- a CDS encoding TetR/AcrR family transcriptional regulator — encoded protein: MARPKKIKEQQEEVTQNRIMEWYMNYVLENGREPGTVYKFAKDHEISESDFYNFFGSFEGLKMAIWERFFEHTLKVMQKSPEYAAFNPREKMLSLYFTFFEMLTANRSYVLFTLKHEGSMFKNAGQLRALRRELKAYATQLIREGNEEARARLVKRSESIFSEAAWIQLVFLLKFWMNDNSPQFESTDLAIEKSVNTAFDLYENTPLERALDFGKFLWKEKMS
- a CDS encoding ABC1 kinase family protein — encoded protein: MKTIDKIPTGKIGRTGKMVQTGIKLGGNYLKYYSKKALNADLSREQLDESNAEDIYNGLKSLKGSALKVAQMLSMEKSLLPNAYVEKFSLAQFSVPPLSAPLVRKTFKKYHGQYPDELFDSFSLDSVNAASIGQVHRAKKDGKDLAVKIQYPGVAESISSDLALVKPIATKMFNLQGKGAERYFKEVEEKLLEETDYVLEVQQSIEMSEACKNIPHLRFPKYYEDLSSKKIIIMDWMNGLHLSEFAKRNTSKETANNLGQALWDFYMYQMHILKAVHADPHPGNFLVDKENNLIAIDFGCIKRVPEDFYKPYFELADWQKINDPEFFNARLFELEILRKEDSPKEIAFFSELFYQMLSLFTAPFQKEEFNFSDEAFWAPITGLSEKYSKDQELRKMNGNRGSKHFLYINRTFFGLYNLLHDLGATVKINNFRKYS